TGAAACTACCGTACTGATAAAAGCATAGGAAACGCTCACACGTAAACCTGCGAAAAAATAAGGAAGCGCTGCAGGAATTTTATAATGGACTAAAGTCTGAAAGCGATTGGCTTGCATAATCTGAAACAATCTCAGAATATCTTGATCGCAATGCCGAAAACCATCTAACAGACTGACTACGATGGGAAATACAACCGTAATAATGATCAAAACCAGTTTTGGAAGCATACCATAACCAAACCAAAGAACCAGGATAGGGGCCAAGGCAATCGTCGGAATGGTTTGAATAACAACCATAAAAGGATAGACCAGATCATTCACCCATTGAAAACTATCCATGAGAATCGCAAAGCCAGCAGCAAGAAGAACCCCTATAACAAGTCCAATCAAGGCCACTTGAAGGGTAGACAAACTGTGATGAATCAGGAGAGCTCGATCTCGTACAAAGGCATTCCCAATTTCAAGTGGCGTTGGTAATACAAATTTGGGGAGGATATTTAAAAATCCTGCTAACTGCCATAAGACAAGAAGACTGCTAAAACCTGCAAATCCTATCAATTGTTTTGAATATCTTTTTACAAGAGACATCGTAACCTCCTTTCTCATAAATAAAAAACGCCTCCAAAATAGGAGACGGATTGCACAAGGTCACTCATAACGAAAAATACATTTCATTTGTTTCCTACGCTGGCATTACCCAGATCAGGTGCGGTCGAAGCTTACACTTCCTCTCAGACTGTACACAGACTCCCATATGTATTTATTATAATAACTGATTTAGACGATAAAAGCAAGAAATTAATCCAAATAACGAATTAAATTCTTCTCTGTTAAAATATCTGAATAGGTGTAAGACTCCACGTATGTATTGGCTGGTTCACCTGGTAAGCTGTTGTCGTTCGTATACTCGATAATAAATAAAGAAGGATAGACCTCAATCAAGCGTCCAAATTTATTTTTTTGACGTTTCCGTCCATTTTCAAGCGTCATTTCAACCACTTGTCCTTCATGAGCCTTGATCTCTTCTTTAATTTTTTTCATTTTTGCAACATCTGTAAATGCATCACTCATCTTATTGATCCTCTCTCTTTGAAATACTTGAGAATTTATTGTATTCCTTTTGGAATATTAATTCGACTGTCCCACGCGCACCTGAACGGTTTTTCTCGATAATCACTTCAACCGTATTATTAGGCATTCCATCTTCTTCCTCTTCACCAGCTCGATCATAATAATCATCACGGTACAAGAAAGCAACAATATCCGCATCCTGCTCAATCGATCCAGATTCACGAATATCAGAAAGAACAGGACGTTTGTCTTGGCGCTGTTCCACACCACGTGATAGCTGACTCAAAGCAATAACGGGAACTTTTAGTTCCTTAGCCAAAATCTTTAACTGACGAGAAATTTCTGAAACTTCCTGTTGACGGTTTTCTCTTCCAGTCCCTGTAATCAGCTGCAGGTAGTCAATCAGAATAAGACCGAGATTCCCTGTTTCCTGCGCTAATTTTCTTGCTCTCGAACGAATCTCAGTGATCCGAATTCCTGGGGTATCATCGATGTAAATACTCGCATTGGCCAAATTTCCTTGAGCAATGGCATATTTCCGCCACTCTTCATCCGTCAATTGACCTGTACGAATCGAATGGGATTCAATCAAACCTTCAGCTGCTAACATCCGGTCAACCAAACTCTCAGCACCCATTTCTAATGAGAAAATAGCCACTGTCTTATCCAACTTTGTCCCGATATTTTGAGCAATATTTAGAGCAAAGGCTGTTTTCCCTACTGCAGGACGAGCCGCTAAAATAATCAACTCTTCCTCATGTAGCCCTGTCGTCATATGGTCCAAATCGCGATAGCCTGTCGCAATACCCGTAATATCAGAGGTTTGAAGAGAGCGGGCTTCCAAGCTACCAAAATTTATATTCAAGATGTCTCGAATATTTTTAAATCCACTACGATTTGCGTTTTCACTAACATCAATCAGAGCTTTTTCAGCACCCGCAATGATTTCATCTGAAGGACTTGCACCATCATAAGCTTGATTAATACTTTCCGTTAATCGAGAGATCAATCGACGTAAAACAGCTTTTTCGGCAACAATCTTCGCGTAATACTCTGCGTTAGCTGAAGTTGGTACCGAATTAATGACTTCTACCAAATAGGAGAGACCGCCAATATTTTGGAGATCCCCCTGACTATCTAAAATATTTCGAACAGTCGTCGCATCAATCGCATCCCCGCGGTCAGCTAGATCGATCATGGCTTTAAAAATCAAACGGTGCGAGTACTTAAAGAAATCGCCAGGCTCGATATATTCACGAACAAAGACCAATTTCCCCTCATCAATAAAGATGGCTCCCAACACTGATTGCTCCGCTTGGATATCCTGAGGTTGTGTTCGTAATTCCTCTATCTCAGCCATAAAAAAACCTTTCTATCGATCGTGTTTATCCTTCGTTTACACGAATATTAATCACACCTGTAACATCTTGATAAATTTTTACAGGGACGTCAATCAATCCTGTTGAACGAATTGGAGAGGAAACTTGGATATGACGTTTATCAATTTTAATGCCAAATTGTTTCTCAAGCTCTTCTGCAATCTTTTTATTGGTAATAGAGCCGAAGGTACGGCCATCTGGCCCAATTTTTTCAGTGAATTGAACAACAGTTGCTTCTTCTTCTAATTTCGCTTTAATCTTTTGCGCTTCCGCTAACAATTCAGCATGCGCTTTTTCTTCTGACTTTTGCTTTCCACGAAGTTCACCGATTGCTTGGGCATTGGCTTCTTTCGCAAGATTTTTCTTGATCAAAAAGTTTTGTGCATAACCAGTAGGCACTTCTTTAATTTCGCCTTTTTTACCTTTACCTTTTACATCCGCTAAGAAAATAACTTTCATTCTACATTCTCCTTTTCAATAGTTACTTCGTTTTCAATAGTCTCAATCAGTTGTTGACGAATACTCATCAAATCTTGACCCTCAATTTGAGAGGCTGCCGAATTGAAATGGCCTCCTCCGCCAAGCTGTTCCATGATACGCTGTACATTGACTTTGCTTCGACTTCGTGCAGAAATCGAGACAGTCCCACTTTGATTACAAGCAATGACAAAGGTTGCTTCCACCTCAGACATGGCTAGCATACTATCAGCTGCTTTACTAATAGTTACTGAATCATAGGCTTTAGTCGTATTGGCACAAGCTACGATGATATGCGGCAAAATCTTTTCACCAGTCAAGATCAGTTCGTTCACTTCGCGGTACTCATCAAACTGAATCGCAGAGATCTCCTGGATGGTTACACTATCACTACCTCTTGAACGAAGGTAACTCGCCACATCAAAGGTCCGACTCGTAACACGTGCTGAGAAGTTCTTAGTATCCAGCATAATCCCAGCCATCAAGACACTAGCTTGAATCTTCGTTAACCGATTTTTCTTCGACTTCTGGAACTGAATAAGTTCACTAACCAATTCGCTCGCACTACTTGCTCCACTTTCAATATAGGTGATCAGAACATTTTCAGGGAAATCATCATCCCGACGGTGATGGTCAATGACAATAATCTGTTGAAATTCCTAATAAAACTCTTTAGAAAGGGTCAAGGCTGTCTTAGAATGGTCCACCATAATTAACAAAGAGCGATCCGTCACCATTTGCATGGCTTCCTCTAGGGGAAGGATTTTCGTTACCTGCTCTTCTTCTAGTTTCGCAATCGCTCTTGAAATATCACTAGCCATTGCATGCGGGTCATAGACCACATAAGAGGAAGCCAAAATATTGCTAGAGAAAAACTGCATTCCCACAGACGCTCCTAAAGCATCCATATCCAAGTTTCTATGTCCAACAATGAAGACTTGATCAACGGATTTAATCTTATCCGAAATAGCTGTCATCATAGCGCGTGTGCGTGTCCGAGTCCGCTTAACAGCCGAAGCTGTTCCACCACCAAAGAAAATAGGGTTTTTCTGTTCATCATTTTCTTTGACAACTGCTTGATCCCCACCACGAACTTCCGCAAGGTTTAGGTTCAAGAGGGCCACTTTACCAATCTCATCATGCTCCCCGTCACCGTACGAGAATCCCATACTTAAGGTAATAGGTAGCTCACGATTTTTGGCTTCTTCACGGAATTGATCGATGACTGAAAATTTTGATTCCATCAACTGTTCTAAGACCGTGTAGTCTGTAAACAAATAGAAACGATCCATCCCCACACGTCTGTAAAACATATGGTAACGAGCTGTAAACTCTTCTACAAAGTTGGCAATAAAACTATTGATATTGCTAATATCAGAGTCTGAAATGACATCTTCTAGATCATCATAGTTATCAACAGAAATAATACCGATAACGGGACGAGTTGTCACCAATCCCACAGTTGCTTCATACTCACTTGAAACATCAAAAAAGTAAACAACACTAGACGTCTGATCAAAGTAAACAGAATATTTCTTATCGGCTACAGTGACATAATGACCTTTATCCTCAAACAGAGTATTGAGTAACTTTTTCAAGGATTCAACATCAAAGTCTCCATCATCTGTTGAAAAAATCAATTCAGCATAAGGGTTGAACCACTCTACTTCATTTGACTCTTCATTAATTTTGATAACTCCAACAGGCATTTTATCAAGGAGGGATGCTAATCCGCTTTCTGCCTGATGATTAACATATTGTATTTGTTCTAATTCATCTAACTCTGAAATTTGTAACTGGTATTCAAATAAAGCAATCAATCCAGCTAAGACTAAAAAAATTGCAATGAGAGTTACATAGCCTTTGCCAAAGATTCTTAAAAAAATTGCTAAAATTGCAAATGAAATAAAACCAATTAACACATAATGGATGAACGATAAACGAAATTTTTTCATCATAAACCTCTTCTCGGAATTATACCATAATTAGAGGTAAAAAGCGAGGTTTCTCTCTATATTACAGAGAAGATTGACCAGTCAAAAACTCTTTCTCCACTTCACTACCTTGTAAACAAAAGTTTACAATCGTGTAAACAACAGCAACAAATTTCAATCTATAAAATTGAGGCTGAAACATCATCTCAGCCTCATTTGATTAGTGGTTTGCTTTGTTTTTGGAGATACTCCGAGATTTACCTTCCAAGTAAACCATTAAAATAGAGATATCTGCTGGATTGACACCTGAGATACGACTTGCTTGACCAATCGTTTCTGGATTAATTAATTTAAATTTTTGACGAGCTTCGGTTGCAATGGAGTCAATATCATCCCAGTCAATATTTGCTGGAATTCGTTTTTCTTCCATACGCTTCATTTTTTCGACTTGGTCCATTGCTTTTGAAATATAACCTTCGTATTTAATTTCAGTTTCAATCAATTCAATGATTTTATCATCCAGTTCTTCAGCTGCAGGACCGATAAATTCCACCACATCTTGGTAAGACACTTCTGGTCGTCTTAAGAATTCTTTAGCAGTGACAGCATCTGTCAATGGTTTAAAGCCCATTGCAGCAACCTTCTCATTGGTTTCCTTTACAGGCTTTAGCTTAATGCTATCCAAACGCTTCATCTCTTTTTCAAACTGATACTTCTTGGTTTCGAAACGTTGCCAACGTTCATCATCTACCAATCCAATTTCTCGTCCCATTTCTGTCAAGCGCATATCGGCATTATCATGACGCAAAATCAAACGGTATTCTGCACGGCTTGTTAACAAACGATACGGTTCGATCGTTCCCTTTGTTACCAAATCATCGATCATGACCCCAATATAACCATCACTGCGTTTCAAAATGAGTTCTGGTTTTCCTTGGATTTTTAGAGCCGCATTGATCCCTGCAATAATCCCTTGACCAGCGGCCTCCTCATAGCCAGACGTTCCATTGGTTTGGCCAGCTGTAAAGAGACCTGAAATTTTCTTGGTTTCCAAAGTTGCGCGCAATTGATGAGGCAAGACCATATCATACTCAATTGCATAACCCGTACGCATCATTTCAGCCTTCTCAAGTCCCTTAATAGAATGGACGAGATCCCGCTGAACATCCTCTGGTAAACTCGTTGACAACCCTTGAACATAGACTTCTTCTGTGTTTCGTCCCTCTGGTTCTAAGAATAGTTGATGACGTTCTTTGTCAGCAAAACGGACAATTTTATCCTCAATAGACGGACAATAGCGAGGACCTACTCCCTTTACAACTCCTGTAAACATAGGTGCCCGGTGTAAATTATTCTGGATAATTTCATGACTATGACCATTCGTATAAGTCAACCAACAAGGAACTTGATCCTTTACATAATCTTCATCACGCGATGTATAAGAAAAATGATTTGGAGCTTCATCTCCAGGTTGAATTTCCGTTTCGTCATAATTAATTGACGATGCCTTTACACGAGGTGGCGTGCCTGTTTTGAAACGTCCAATTTCTAATCCTAGCTGTTTGAGATTATCGGCCAAATTGATAGAAGCTAGACTATGATTAGGTCCTGACGAATACTTGAGGTCTCCAATGATAATTTCTCCGCGTAAAGCTGTCCCAGTAGTGACAATAACAGCCTTTGCGCCATATTCTTGGTGAGTCGCAGTCCTTACACCAACAACCTTACCATTCTCCACCAAAATCTCATCAATCATGGTTTGGCGAAGGGTTAAATTTTCTTGGTTTTCAACCGTTTTCCGCATTTCTTTTGAGTAAAGTTCTTTGTCTGCTTGAGCCCGAAGTGCACGAACCGCAGGACCTTTACCAGTATTGAGCATTTTCATTTGGATGTAGGTCTTGTCGATATTCTTCGCCATTTCTCCACCGAGGGCATCGACTTCACGCACGACAATCCCCTTAGCAGAACCACCAATAGAGGGATTACAAGGCATAAAAGCCAGCATTTCAATGTTAATAGTCGCAAGTAAGACCTTACAACCCATACGGCTAGCAGCTAGAGAGGCTTCTACTCCCGCATGCCCCGCACCGATTACAATGATATCGTATTCTTCTATAAAGTTATAATTCATTCTATTTCTCCTATTTCTCAAGATGGATGTGTCGTAATTTTCCGTCCCAGTCTGGTAGGGCTGATTTTAAAAAAGCCGGTTTCAGGTCAACAGTGTGTAAATCATCTAAAGCAATCCAACGGCAAGGTAATTGCTTTGTATCTTCCTGCATGACCAAAGGTGCATCTTCCAGTAAGTCCACCAAATAATGAAATTCAATGTTATGGTAGTGGATTCCAGCTTGTTCAAAGTGATTTTCAACCACGAAAGCTAACGGACCTGCTGTAGATGTGACACCAAGTTCCTCTTTGACTTCCCGAACTACAGCATCTTCTGTAGTTTCATTGACTTGAATAGCACCTCCGATTGTATAACAGCCGTCCTCATCTTCTATGACGAACAAGCGATTATCTTTTACAATCAAAGCAGTCGCCCTCACACCAAAAACAGTAGAACCTATTTTCGTTCGAAAATCCTGTCGCCTCATTTTACTTCCTTTCAAAATCACAAAAAAATAGTCAAAACTCTGAGAAGTGCAGGACAAAAAAGCCTGCAACATCCATGAGCTTTGACCATCATTTCTATTGCTTTTATTATTGTAGCAAATTGAGAAAATTTGTCAATTAAATATACTGACAAACTTTTCCATCCCGATAAGCATTGTCAATCAAGCCACCGCCTAGACACTCTTCACCGTCGTAAAAGACAACAGCTTGTCCTGGTGTAATGGCTCGTTGAGGTTCTGCGAAAATCACTTCTGCCTTGTCACCTTTAACGTGTACAGTCACCTTTGAGTCAGGCTGACGATAGCGGAACTTAGCTGTACACTCTAATGTAAACTCTTCTGGCATATCTCGTGTAAAGTGAACTTGACTAGCCTGTAAACTTGTTGACATCAATGCTTCATGATAGAAACCTTGACCGACATAAAGAATATTTTGACTGAGGTCTTTCCCAACTACAAACCATGGAGCATTGTCTCCACCTTGTTGACCACCAATTCCAAGTCCACCCCGTTGACCGATTGTGTAATACATCAAACCAGCATGTTCACCCATATCTCGTCCATCGATGGTCATCATTCGACCTGGTTGGGCAGGAAGGTAGTTCCCTAGAAATTCTTTGAAATTCTTTTCTCCGATAAAGCAAATCCCAGTTGAGTCTTTCTTTTTAGCTGTTGCTAATCCAGCTTCTTCAGCTAGACGACGAACCTCTGGCTTTTCCAAATGTCCCAATGGGAACATGGTTTTTTGAAGTTGTTCTTGTGACAGCTGGCTTAAGAAATAAGTTTGGTCCTTCCCGTTGTCAACGCCGCGTAACATATGAACAATGCCATCTTCATCACGCGCCACACGCGCATAGTGCCCTGTCGCTACATAATCTGCACCGAGTGTCATAGCATAATCTAAAAAGGCCTTAAATTTGATTTCCTTATTACACATGACATCCGGATTTGGTGTTCGACCAGCTCGGTATTCGGCAAGGAAATATTCAAAGACACGATCCCAGTATTCTTTCTCAAAGTTGACAGAATAGTAAGGAATGCCAATTTGGTCTGCAACCGCTGCTACATCTTTGTAATCTTCTGTAGCTGTACATACGCCATTTTCGTCTGTGTCGTCCCAGTTTTTCATGAAGATACCGATGACATCGTAACCCTGTTGCTTTAATAATAAAGCTGTTACAGATGAATCCACACCACCACTCATACCAACAACAACACGTGTTTTCGAGTTATCACTCATAGATTTCTCCCATCTTTTCGTTTCTCACGATTGAAGGTCGTGGTTTGCTTCAACGATTGAAGGTCGTTTTGAGCAGTTACCATTTTAACACGCTTTATATTAGAAAACAAGCATCTTACTATTCTTTTGTTGATCAGGATCGATGGGTTTACAGGCCTGTAAATATAAAAAGAGTCCTATTCAAGAACTCTTTTCATACGAATTTAATACCAGCCATTTGCCAACCAGAAATTTTTAGCTGCTGACCATGATCCATAACGGCTGACAACATATTGATTGGCCACTTTTTCTTGGTTTGCAGGTGATAAATCACCATTCAAATAAGTGATAGTCAATTGGTAACGGCCATAATATTGGCCATTTTGTGCTGTATAACTACCACTTGACTCTTTTTGGGCAATCCATTCCTTAGCAGCTGCATCCTCCGCACTCAAGCCATCTGAAGCAGAGACAGTAGTTGTTGCTTGTGTAGTATCAGTTTTACTAGCAGGAGCTTGCTCCGTGGTTTTCTGCGTTGTATTTGCATCTTCAATCTCAAGAACTTGACCAACTGAGATGAGATTCACGTTACTAATCTTATTTTTCTTAGCAATTGCATCAACCGTTGTGTTCTTCTCTTTAGCAATAGCTGATAAAGTATCACCTGATTTTACAGTATAAGAATCTGCATTCGCTACAATTGGAAGGAAAAGTCCTGCAAGTAAACTAAGTCCAATCATTCGTTTCATCATTTGTTTTTTATTCATTATTATGTACTCCTTTATTGGTATACCTCTATACTACACAAGAAATATTTCATATTTATTGAAATAATGTGTCAAATATTTCAGTCAGATGTTAGAAATACTAAAAATCCAGGATAATATAAATGCTTTAAGCCCCCTTTAAGATTTCTCAGATATTTCGGGAAAAATATAAGAAATCATCAGCCATATCTGATATAATGAAGTAAAGTGATCACAAAGGAGCAGAGCATGAACTCTTTAAAATTCCAATCAGTTTTTGATATTATTGGACCTGTAATGATCGGCCCATCCAGTAGTCACACTGCAGGTGCTGTTCGAATTGGTAAAATTGTTTCTTCTATCTTTGGAGAGGAGCCAAAAGAAGTTGAGTTCCAATTATTTAATTCCTTCGCCAAAACCTATCGTGGTCATGGAACAGATTTAGCCTTAGTAGCGGGCATCTTAGGAATGGACACAGATGATCCTAGAATCCCAGATAGTCTAAAAATTGCACATGAACGAGGCATTCGGATTGTTTGGTCTATTCAAAAAGAAAGCAATGCTCCTCACCCAAACACAACGACTATTACTGTTAAAAATGATCATAAAACGATTTCTGTCACCGGAATCTCAATTGGTGGTGGGAACATACAAGTTACTGAGTTAAATGGCTTTGCTATCTCGCTAAATATGAATACTCCAACCATTATCATTGTTCACCAGGACGTCCCTGGAATGATCGCCCATGTGACAGAAGCTCTTTCTCGCTATGATATTAACATTGCACAAATGAATGTGACGCGGGAAAAAGCTGGAGAAAAAGCGATTATGATTATAGAAGTTGACTCAAGGAGTTGTGAAGCAGCTATCGATGATATCCGTAAAATTCCTCATCTTCATAATGTCAACTTTTTCAAATAAGGAGTTCATATGTTTTATTCAATTGTAGACCTCGTAGAACAAGCAAGCACGCAATACGAAGGAAACGTCGCAGAGTTAATGATTGCAACTGAATTTGAACTAACCGGTCGTGAACGAGAAGAAGTCCTACGATTAATGACCCGTAATTTAGAAGTGATGATTGATTCTGTAAAGTTAGGGTTAAATGAAAACCACTCTCGTAGTGGGTTAACCGGTGGGGATGCCGCAAAATTAGATCGCTATATCAAATCAGGAAAAACGTTATCTGACTTGACCGTCCTAACCGCAGCGAAGAATGCTATTGCTGTCAACGAACACAATGCTAAGATGGGACTGGTCTGCGCAACACCCACTGCAGGATCTGCTGGCTGCCTCCCCGCAGTTCTCACTGCAGCAACTCAAAAATTAGGGTTAAACCGTCAGCAACAATTAGATTTTCTACTGACAGCTGGAGCTTTTGGTTTAGTGATCGCAAATAATGCTTCTATTTCAGGTGCAGAAGGTGGTTGTCAAGCAGAAGTTGGTTCTGCTTCAGCTATGAGTGCAGCAGCATTGACACTAGCTGCTGGGGGAACTCCTTATCAAGCGAGTCAAGCAGTCTGTTTTGTCATCAAAAACATGCTTGGGCTCATTTGTGATCCAGTAGCAGGACTCGTGGAAGTTCCATGTGTTAAACGGAACGCAATGGGAGCTAGCTATGCCTTCATTGCTGCTGATATGGCCTTAGCAGGTATTGAATCAAAAATACCTGTTGATGAAGTGATTGACGCCATGTACCAAGTTGGATCTAGTCTTCCGACTGCCTTTAGAGAAACAGCTGAAGGAGGATTGGCAGCAACACCAACCGGACGTAGATTACAAAAAGAGATATTTGGAGAATAACATGCAAGCCTTATTTTTTGATTTAGATGGAACATTAGTTGACAGTTCCAAGGGAATTACAGAGAGCTTTCAACATACATTCGATACTTTGAAGGTTCCTCAACCCGATCTCAAAACTATCCGTAGTTTTATGGGACCACCTTTGATTTCTAGTTTTGAAGCTACCCTTCCTGAAACTTTGGTAGATCAAGCAGTGATGATCTATCGCCAGTATTATCATGAAAAAGGTCAATACAAATCAACTCTGTTTCCTCAGATAGTAGAAGCTTTGAAAGCATTACAAGACGAAAACATTCCTCTTTATGTAACTACTTCAAAACATGAACCAGTTGCTTTACAGATGTGTCAAGATTTAGGTATCGATAAATACTTTAAAGGAATTTATGGATCAAATTCAGATCGTATCCACAAAGCCGATGTCATTCGATACGCCTTGTCAAGCAATGACCTTCCAAAAGAGGAGACAGTGATTATTGGAGACACAAAATTTGACCTCATTGGAGGTCAAACAGTTGGCATAAAAACCATGGCCGTCACTTGGGGATTTGGAGATCTTGAAGAGCTACTTCTTTACTCACCAGATTTTATTTGTCACTCTCCACTTGACATTCTTGAGACATTAAAAAAATAGGTTTACAAGTTGTAAACCTATTTTTTTAATAACCCCAAGCTGATAAACCTTGTGAGCTATATGCATTGTATGCAGCCTGGATTTGATCATCAACTGTTGCAGTTGAACCCCAATCTGGCATTGTTTGGAACAAACCACTGGCACCAGAAGCATTTGCTGCATTTACTTGACCATTTGATTCACGGGCAATAATTGCTTCCCAAGTAGAAGCAGGTACACCAGTCATTTCAGCCATACGAGCAGCTGCATAAGATCCTTGTTCTCCAGCAGTATTCCCATTTGATAGAACAATTCCACCATTTGTTGATTGTGCAGAAGTCACTGCAGCATTTGCTGCATAAGTTGTTTGTTTTTGAGCAGTTTGTGCAGTTGCTGTAGTTGCACTTTCAGCAGGTTTTGCTTGCTCTTGTGGAGCAACTTTATCAATCATAGATTTTGAACGCTCACCTAACTCAATAATTTGTCCTGCATAGATCAAATCTTCATTGGTCAGATTGTTAGATGCAATAATATTTTCTACTGAAGTGTTATTTTCTAGTGCAATTTTTGATAGAGTATCTCCAGACTTCACTTCGTAAGTTTCAGCATTCACTGTAGCAATACCAGAAATGAAAAGTGATGCTGCTGAAAGTAGGGAAGTGACTGTCCATTGGAACTTTTTACTGTTCATGAATTCTATTCTCCTTTCGAACATAATTCTATCATACACACAAAATGTTACAGTTTATTGTAGAATATATTACAAATGTTACAAGAATATGTGAATTTAATGTAAAAAGCGCTTTGTATAGCGCTTTTTCCTTATTTTTGAACCAATACAACTAGCTCTATCCATTTTTTAGATAAAAAACTATCAACATGAGGCACAGAATAACGAGCAATGCCAGGGTATCTTTTACTCCCCACTGCAGAGTCCGATAGCGTGTTCGTCCTTCACCGCCTTTGTACCCTCTCGCTTCCATCGCAATTGCTAATGCATCTGCGCGTTTAAAACTTGAGGCAAACAAAGGAATGAGAATCGGAATGAAGGAACGGATCCTTTTTAATAGATTTCCTTCACCAAAATCAACACCACGCG
Above is a window of Streptococcus sp. LPB0220 DNA encoding:
- the mnmA gene encoding tRNA 2-thiouridine(34) synthase MnmA, producing MSDNSKTRVVVGMSGGVDSSVTALLLKQQGYDVIGIFMKNWDDTDENGVCTATEDYKDVAAVADQIGIPYYSVNFEKEYWDRVFEYFLAEYRAGRTPNPDVMCNKEIKFKAFLDYAMTLGADYVATGHYARVARDEDGIVHMLRGVDNGKDQTYFLSQLSQEQLQKTMFPLGHLEKPEVRRLAEEAGLATAKKKDSTGICFIGEKNFKEFLGNYLPAQPGRMMTIDGRDMGEHAGLMYYTIGQRGGLGIGGQQGGDNAPWFVVGKDLSQNILYVGQGFYHEALMSTSLQASQVHFTRDMPEEFTLECTAKFRYRQPDSKVTVHVKGDKAEVIFAEPQRAITPGQAVVFYDGEECLGGGLIDNAYRDGKVCQYI
- the mnmG gene encoding tRNA uridine-5-carboxymethylaminomethyl(34) synthesis enzyme MnmG codes for the protein MNYNFIEEYDIIVIGAGHAGVEASLAASRMGCKVLLATINIEMLAFMPCNPSIGGSAKGIVVREVDALGGEMAKNIDKTYIQMKMLNTGKGPAVRALRAQADKELYSKEMRKTVENQENLTLRQTMIDEILVENGKVVGVRTATHQEYGAKAVIVTTGTALRGEIIIGDLKYSSGPNHSLASINLADNLKQLGLEIGRFKTGTPPRVKASSINYDETEIQPGDEAPNHFSYTSRDEDYVKDQVPCWLTYTNGHSHEIIQNNLHRAPMFTGVVKGVGPRYCPSIEDKIVRFADKERHQLFLEPEGRNTEEVYVQGLSTSLPEDVQRDLVHSIKGLEKAEMMRTGYAIEYDMVLPHQLRATLETKKISGLFTAGQTNGTSGYEEAAGQGIIAGINAALKIQGKPELILKRSDGYIGVMIDDLVTKGTIEPYRLLTSRAEYRLILRHDNADMRLTEMGREIGLVDDERWQRFETKKYQFEKEMKRLDSIKLKPVKETNEKVAAMGFKPLTDAVTAKEFLRRPEVSYQDVVEFIGPAAEELDDKIIELIETEIKYEGYISKAMDQVEKMKRMEEKRIPANIDWDDIDSIATEARQKFKLINPETIGQASRISGVNPADISILMVYLEGKSRSISKNKANH
- a CDS encoding ABC transporter permease, producing MSLVKRYSKQLIGFAGFSSLLVLWQLAGFLNILPKFVLPTPLEIGNAFVRDRALLIHHSLSTLQVALIGLVIGVLLAAGFAILMDSFQWVNDLVYPFMVVIQTIPTIALAPILVLWFGYGMLPKLVLIIITVVFPIVVSLLDGFRHCDQDILRLFQIMQANRFQTLVHYKIPAALPYFFAGLRVSVSYAFISTVVSEWLGGFDGLGVYMIQSKKLFQYDTMFAIIVLISAISLLGMFLVDQLERTILKWKKD
- the dnaB gene encoding replicative DNA helicase — protein: MAEIEELRTQPQDIQAEQSVLGAIFIDEGKLVFVREYIEPGDFFKYSHRLIFKAMIDLADRGDAIDATTVRNILDSQGDLQNIGGLSYLVEVINSVPTSANAEYYAKIVAEKAVLRRLISRLTESINQAYDGASPSDEIIAGAEKALIDVSENANRSGFKNIRDILNINFGSLEARSLQTSDITGIATGYRDLDHMTTGLHEEELIILAARPAVGKTAFALNIAQNIGTKLDKTVAIFSLEMGAESLVDRMLAAEGLIESHSIRTGQLTDEEWRKYAIAQGNLANASIYIDDTPGIRITEIRSRARKLAQETGNLGLILIDYLQLITGTGRENRQQEVSEISRQLKILAKELKVPVIALSQLSRGVEQRQDKRPVLSDIRESGSIEQDADIVAFLYRDDYYDRAGEEEEDGMPNNTVEVIIEKNRSGARGTVELIFQKEYNKFSSISKREDQ
- a CDS encoding NUDIX hydrolase — encoded protein: MRRQDFRTKIGSTVFGVRATALIVKDNRLFVIEDEDGCYTIGGAIQVNETTEDAVVREVKEELGVTSTAGPLAFVVENHFEQAGIHYHNIEFHYLVDLLEDAPLVMQEDTKQLPCRWIALDDLHTVDLKPAFLKSALPDWDGKLRHIHLEK
- a CDS encoding Veg family protein codes for the protein MSDAFTDVAKMKKIKEEIKAHEGQVVEMTLENGRKRQKNKFGRLIEVYPSLFIIEYTNDNSLPGEPANTYVESYTYSDILTEKNLIRYLD
- the sdaAB gene encoding L-serine ammonia-lyase, iron-sulfur-dependent subunit beta; translation: MNSLKFQSVFDIIGPVMIGPSSSHTAGAVRIGKIVSSIFGEEPKEVEFQLFNSFAKTYRGHGTDLALVAGILGMDTDDPRIPDSLKIAHERGIRIVWSIQKESNAPHPNTTTITVKNDHKTISVTGISIGGGNIQVTELNGFAISLNMNTPTIIIVHQDVPGMIAHVTEALSRYDINIAQMNVTREKAGEKAIMIIEVDSRSCEAAIDDIRKIPHLHNVNFFK
- the rplI gene encoding 50S ribosomal protein L9, whose translation is MKVIFLADVKGKGKKGEIKEVPTGYAQNFLIKKNLAKEANAQAIGELRGKQKSEEKAHAELLAEAQKIKAKLEEEATVVQFTEKIGPDGRTFGSITNKKIAEELEKQFGIKIDKRHIQVSSPIRSTGLIDVPVKIYQDVTGVINIRVNEG
- a CDS encoding LysM peptidoglycan-binding domain-containing protein → MNKKQMMKRMIGLSLLAGLFLPIVANADSYTVKSGDTLSAIAKEKNTTVDAIAKKNKISNVNLISVGQVLEIEDANTTQKTTEQAPASKTDTTQATTTVSASDGLSAEDAAAKEWIAQKESSGSYTAQNGQYYGRYQLTITYLNGDLSPANQEKVANQYVVSRYGSWSAAKNFWLANGWY